The Salvelinus fontinalis isolate EN_2023a chromosome 9, ASM2944872v1, whole genome shotgun sequence sequence acaagcaaagtaggttgatctggaagtctggccttccgattggtcgatctgggtcttgggtagtcctgaacaggcctgatgtcaacgttccattggttcctgagatagctctttgtcttgagctccaaccctgagttgtgtgtgtctgtgggggaggggaattgtgtgtgtctgtagttggtgtcttaatgagtccagcatatgtccaagagaaatgaggagtatgtgtattttgtataaaagatggcttatgttgaaatgttgttattactagtttccagtatctattacaatttcttacagagGTCAGGGTAACGTTAGGGGTTACAGGTCCCAAATGCCTatctatgtagggcactactttagaccacggcCGACAGGGCtccaaaagtagtgccctatctAGGGAGACATTTGGGACGTAATCCTTTTTGTCCTCGATCGGCTGTAGTAGCCAACACCGTCTGTTGTTGTAGTCGTCGTTTCTCGGTTACGCCAAGCTGATTTTAGTTGCCTAGCAACAAGTCTTGTTCGTTACATCATCTAGGAAATCGAATCAAGCCAAGCGAGAGTCACTTGGGATCCAAACAaacacttagctagctagctagccaacatccCCCGAACTTCTTACTAACAAGCAGGACACACTTTTAACGCCACTTCGATACAAAGtgattttcgtagcaggttatgAGGGCATTttctctaaccttaacctcagtctTTACGCCTCGATCACACAGACAGCGTTTGTGTtctggtacaccagaagtacattcatttccaatagAACGCTGTGTTGCTGaggcagtgcgttctgtgtggtgcatacctTGGATTTAtcgaaaatattttaaaaataaatatatgttttacctttaactaggcaagtcagttaagaacaaattcttatttatttattcttaTTTAAATTCTTAtctatcccggccaaacccttgcataacccggacgacgctgggcgccccaattgtgcgccgcactatgggacttcctatcacggacggttgtgatacagcccaggatcgaaccagggtctgtagtaaaacttctagcactgagatgcagtgccttagacctctgcaccacttgggagccgACAATATGTGTACAGGGATGGACAGAattggtagcagaaggtgaatgttgtgCAACGTTTGTTGCAcatatatccagatgatgctccGTGCCATTTCGCGCAAAAACACACTGTAGGTGTGATCGAGGCGTCATAACCTGCTGCGTAAAATTCTCCAAACCTGCTTCGAAAAAGTCACTTCGGTATCGAAGTTGCGTGAAAAGTGTTTCACCTAACAAAATAAACTGACTACATTTATTTTCATCGAAAAAGCCAAGTAACGTTTGTAAAATAAAACGCTGTTACAAAACTAAAGTTAGTGACCTTAGTTAACTAAACCCAGACAAACAGTTAACTTAACAATCTAATTTTGCTGGCCGTTAGCTAGGTTATTATCATCAGAAAGTTTAACTTATTTCTTCGACACTGTCATATGAGCTGGTTTAATGAAGTTTGAAAACAAATCTACATATACCTTATTCTACATGGGTAGATGCCGCCTACGGCTCATAACCACCAGACGCTTTAACGCTTCTTCTTCTTGAAGTTTTATTGGCGAACAGCAACCAACAGACAGGTGCCCACAGCGCCACCTACTGTAGTGGAGTGTGAGACCGGTCACGACCTATCTACACCACTATATTATCTTGAAACTTCGccctttttaaaaacatttttgcctaaaatgacatacaaaTATCtagctgcctgtagctcaggccctgaagcaaagaCATGcttattcttggtaccatttgaaaggaaacactttgaagtttgtggaaatgtgaaaataatgtaggagaatataacaataGATTTGGTAAaagatacaaagaaaaaaacaactgttcttttgtattttttttgtacaatcatcgttgaaatgcaagagaaaggccataatgtattattccagcccaggtacaatttagattttggtcactagatggtagcagtgtatgtacaaatactgatctaatgaaccattggatttctgcaaaaaaaaatctatcaagactgcccaaatgtgcctaatttgtttattaatcagTTTTCATGTTCCAAATTGTgcactcctcaaacaatagcatggtattatttcactgtaatagctactgtaaattggacagtgcagttagattaacaagaatttaagctttctgacaatatcagatatatctgtgtcctgggaaatgttcttgttacttacaacctcatgctaatcacattagcctacgttagctcaaccgtggacaggacaccgatcccgaagaagtgtTAACTAACCCAGaatttataatataataaaataaaatccttCCATACAAACCTCACTActcccatcaccccccccccccccccccccccccccaaatatgcatcaaactctttggttttgGCAGAAGTCATTCGTTTTCAATGGAGCAGTACGCAACACTAGGTTGGGTGTGCGGCTGTGATGAGAcgacgcttcgaacacaccgacagcATATTTGCGCAAAATAGGACACAATATCATCTGGCTATGTGTACAACAAAGGTTCAACATTCAACTTCTGCCACCATTTCTGTCCTGTCATCCTCCCCCATTAAGGAGGGTGCGTCAGTTTGAGGAATTCATTCTGAGCCGACTGTAGATCATTGGAGCAGTGGGGATCAGGATCGCCTTTGTCCAGATAAAGTTGTGTCTGGGACTCACCTTTACATGAATGTAGACTTGGGCTAACTTAAATAACATTATTCACTTAGTTTAACTGAATTTTACACGTGAACTTGGTTTGTTCGagaaagtgtgcaaagctgtcatcaaggcaaagggtggcaactttaaagaatctcaaatctcaaatattttgatttgtttaacactttttttggttactacatgattccatatgtgttatttaatagttttgatgtcttcactattgttttacaatgttgaaaataataaaaaataaattaaaaccctcgaatgagtaggtgtgtccaaacttttcactggtactgtatacacatACAGAGGTTTTGTAAAGGATATTCACATCGTTTTATGCTCACTTCACTTGCTGTACGTTAGACGTTTATTTTGAAATTGGATCAGAGTGAAAACGGCTGTTGAACTGTCATTGGCTAGAGGAAGAGGAAGTTGAACTCTGATCGCTTcctgttttcattttttttttttttttaaacagtggtCTGAAGTAGCAGCCAACCGATTTGATCTCGGTAAACCACTGAAATGTCTTCTAAGCCCACTTGTCTAATTGTGGCCAGTGCAGCTTCACAAGGTAAGGCGTTTAAACACGGTATGAACGTTTCATTTCTTCCACTTCTGTCGATACGAGCACGTCAAGCTAGCGCTGCTGAATGTAACCTTATGTCATGTGACGGACGACAATGAGTCGTCATATTTTCAATCAACTAGATAGCTATTGCACCCATATTAGTCATGTTTTACAGTATCTTTTCTGTGTCAAAAAGGGAAATATTACTAATTTGTAGCTGTGCTGTTATCTTATCCCGGATTGTTTGTTTGACACAATCATTATCGTATTGTACATTCATCACCATGACTGGTTCATACTGCTGCTTTAGTAGCTAGCCTGCTGTTTtaagttctctctctcctgtcatcagGAGTGTCTGCTCGGTCGTTCCATCAAGCCTTCTGTCTCTGCAGTTCAGTGTTCAACCTGCAGACTGCTACACCAGGGGTAAGAAACACacggagatacacacacacacacacacagaaaaacacacacacacacacacacagaaaaacacacacacacagagaaaaacacacagagaaaaacagacacACGATGTTGGTGTCTTGTCATTTCCAGGGGAAGCCCATAGATTTTGTCGGGGTGGATGAAACCACAGCCAGATGGGTCCAAGACTTCAGCCAAAAGTCTTTTGCGACCCCAGCCAAGTTGGAGTCAATAGACGGTAAGATTACATGCATAAGTTTGTAACCTTCGTATATTTCTTTGCCGCATTCATATCCAAAATATGTCAATTGCTACACGGTAATTGAGCGGTCAGTTATTTGACTGTTAAGATACAAATGGAAATATTTGGCGTAATACTTTGCCCGAAGGTCACGTGACGATGTCGTGACTGTCCCCTATATTCCAGGTGCTCGGTACCAAGCTCTGCTGATTCCAGACTGTCCTGGGGCGCTGACTGACCTGGCACACAGTGGCTCTCTGGCACGTATCCTCACACACTTCACCTCGCAGCAGAGTCAGTACCCTACCCTGTGCTCTATCCCGTAGTCTCTCGTGTAGATCTCTACAGGACAGATCCCCTAACACAGATTAGGTCTCTATTCAATCCGCTAAAGCCCAATACAAATTAAAAGGTAATGCTCCTGCATTGGgtggagactgcattcatggtaaacaAATAtgtatatgtcggctcaatcCGAAATTACCTTTTTAAATTTCTATCGCACGGCGATCCAGATCCGACAGAGGCCTCAGCTAAATCTTGGACTCAAAATGTTTAAGAAACTAATATTGTGAAACATTGTTTTGCGTGGTTTGTGAGCTGTTGTATTTACATGACACGACCATGTCTGTACCTACCAGAGACGGTGTGCGCTATAGGACAAGGGGTGTCTGGTCTGTGCTGCGCCGTAGAAGGACAGAGGTGGATCTTCACTGGCTACAGTCTCACTGGGGTTAGTCTCTAAGGGGCAGGGAATAacactacattttttaaattcacGAAAGCCAATAATAAACCTGATTTTTACATGAAAATATATGGTTACTCGTTTCATACAACTTCCATTCTCCTGGTTGTGTTATTTCCCAGCCGTCTGTGTTTGAGTTGGTGAGGAGCCCAGACTTTGCCAACCTGCCTCTGATCGTGGAGGACTTTGTCAAGGACAGCGGAGGATCGTACACCGGTGAGTGTGGGAGATAACAAAAATACCAGTTCCAGGACGTCTACATCGCAGAGGATTTTGGGAAAATTATCAATAAGTAGGGTTGaaaaattctggtaactttccaCCAAAATCCCACTTGGAACGGTCCCAGAATTAGGAAGGAGTAGGCAATACATTCAGAATACTACAACCCAGAATCAGGAAGGAGTAGGCAATACATTCAGAATACTACAACCCAGAATTTCTGGCAAacctgtttttttgggggggtggagtGAGTGGAATTTTGCCACCCTATCAGTAGATCATATTGATTGGCTTCCTGCCATGTTCAACACTACTTCAGAATGAGATCTGAATTGGTCTCATGTCTCGACACGAGGAAGTCATGTTTTAACGCGGCAGGAAGCCAATCAATATGACTGACGTGGATGTTAAGTGTTGTGTCTCGAGCAAAAAACAAAAGATGTAACCTGATGTATTTCTGTTGTTATTCCAGCTAGTCAGGAGGACGCCGTGCATGTCGTGATCGACAGACACCTGGTGACTGGACAGAACATGCAGTCTACGTCAGTCGCTGTCAATAACCTCATCATGCTCTGTAATGGAAAGTAACATGTCTTCTGTTCAGCTACGTAGGGACCAAGCTTAAAAAACCCtgggccgggattcaatccgatcGTGCTTTGACGGCTATgcgccatttttaaaaaggtgATCTGCCATTGAatcgacatatgcagcgtttatcATGAATGCGTGGGAATATTGCCTTTTTAAAAGGAGCTACTGCCTTTGAAAAGCCACGAATCCATTTGAAA is a genomic window containing:
- the gatd1 gene encoding glutamine amidotransferase-like class 1 domain-containing protein 1 isoform X1; translated protein: MSSKPTCLIVASAASQGVSARSFHQAFCLCSSVFNLQTATPGGKPIDFVGVDETTARWVQDFSQKSFATPAKLESIDGARYQALLIPDCPGALTDLAHSGSLARILTHFTSQQKTVCAIGQGVSGLCCAVEGQRWIFTGYSLTGPSVFELVRSPDFANLPLIVEDFVKDSGGSYTASQEDAVHVVIDRHLVTGQNMQSTSVAVNNLIMLCNGK
- the gatd1 gene encoding glutamine amidotransferase-like class 1 domain-containing protein 1 isoform X2 — its product is MSSKPTCLIVASAASQGVSARSFHQAFCLCSSVFNLQTATPGGKPIDFVGVDETTARWVQDFSQKSFATPAKLESIDETVCAIGQGVSGLCCAVEGQRWIFTGYSLTGPSVFELVRSPDFANLPLIVEDFVKDSGGSYTASQEDAVHVVIDRHLVTGQNMQSTSVAVNNLIMLCNGK